A genomic window from Tolypothrix sp. PCC 7910 includes:
- a CDS encoding transposase family protein, with amino-acid sequence MISIFDYIQKYPRRAKQLLGISYDQFTDLVNYAKNSHEEEQLKLEQKKVRIHRRGGGRKELLSIPEQVCLCLFYLRQIPTFEVLGIMFGISKTLSNDTFHYWRKILRKILPSSLIEQVENKEGDLLIIQEILTNFKLLVDSVEQPIDRPSDNEEQKKFFSGKKKQHTIKNQIVSLPEGKDIIDVTVGSPGPTADIKLFREQQTKFDEKQEFTGDKAYQGGNNITTPHKKKRKQQLNEQQKEENKALSSKRIFVEHLIRIVKIFQVASQRFRLNADVYNEIVLLVCGLVRLRIGTFVLPNSAIN; translated from the coding sequence ATGATTAGTATATTTGATTATATACAAAAGTATCCACGAAGAGCAAAGCAACTTTTGGGGATTAGTTATGACCAATTTACTGACCTTGTAAACTATGCTAAAAACAGTCATGAAGAAGAACAACTCAAATTGGAACAGAAGAAAGTTAGAATACATCGTCGTGGAGGTGGACGCAAAGAATTATTATCCATCCCAGAACAAGTATGTTTGTGCTTGTTTTATCTGAGACAAATACCCACATTTGAAGTTTTAGGAATAATGTTTGGTATATCAAAAACTTTATCTAATGATACTTTTCATTACTGGAGAAAAATATTACGTAAGATTCTCCCTTCTAGTTTAATAGAGCAAGTAGAAAATAAAGAAGGAGATTTGCTCATTATACAAGAAATATTAACGAATTTTAAGTTGCTAGTTGATAGCGTAGAACAGCCTATAGATAGACCATCTGACAACGAAGAACAGAAAAAGTTCTTTTCGGGAAAGAAAAAACAGCATACTATAAAAAACCAGATAGTTTCCTTGCCAGAGGGAAAAGATATTATTGATGTTACAGTAGGCTCTCCAGGGCCAACAGCAGACATAAAATTATTTAGAGAGCAACAAACAAAATTTGATGAAAAACAAGAATTTACGGGAGATAAAGCGTATCAAGGTGGGAATAATATTACTACCCCTCATAAGAAGAAAAGAAAACAACAATTAAATGAACAACAAAAAGAAGAAAATAAAGCTCTATCAAGTAAGCGTATATTTGTTGAGCATTTAATACGTATTGTAAAAATTTTCCAAGTGGCATCACAAAGATTTAGATTAAATGCTGATGTTTATAATGAAATAGTTTTGTTAGTTTGTGGTCTAGTAAGACTGCGAATTGGCACTTTCGTATTACCGAATAGCGCCATAAATTAG
- a CDS encoding DUF4351 domain-containing protein: MAEYDNLCKILAEKYPLDFTRWLLNQEPQKIEILKTELSIEPIRADSVTFLQTENRILHLEFQTTIKSQTPIALRMLDYYVRLTRKYQVPVTQVVIFLQDTSDEIAFTEEYISEVTTHRYRVIRIWEQDSAIFLGNLALLPFAPLTRTDSPTALLSQVAQEIAKISDIETRQNTAAYTEILAGLKFEKYFIRQLLREELMQESVIYQDILQKGEQRGEQKEALKYTLRLINRRFGEIDPVIVERLQVLSTEQLESLGEEFLDFSNISDLVVWLERNINI, encoded by the coding sequence ATGGCAGAATATGACAACCTCTGTAAAATCCTCGCAGAAAAGTATCCTCTTGATTTTACCCGTTGGTTATTAAATCAAGAACCACAAAAAATTGAAATTTTAAAAACTGAATTAAGTATTGAACCGATACGTGCTGACTCAGTCACATTTTTACAAACAGAAAATCGGATTTTACACCTAGAATTTCAAACTACTATTAAGTCACAAACACCAATTGCTTTAAGGATGCTAGATTATTACGTGAGATTGACACGTAAATATCAAGTTCCTGTCACACAAGTAGTAATTTTCTTACAAGATACAAGTGATGAAATCGCCTTTACTGAGGAGTATATTAGCGAGGTAACAACCCACCGTTATCGAGTTATACGGATATGGGAGCAAGATTCGGCAATATTTCTTGGCAATCTAGCGTTATTACCTTTTGCACCGTTAACACGAACCGATTCACCCACAGCATTATTATCGCAGGTTGCCCAGGAAATTGCTAAAATTTCAGATATAGAGACAAGACAAAATACTGCTGCTTACACTGAAATTTTAGCAGGATTAAAGTTTGAAAAATATTTTATTCGTCAATTGTTACGAGAGGAGCTTATGCAAGAGTCAGTAATTTATCAAGATATTTTGCAGAAGGGAGAACAAAGAGGAGAGCAAAAAGAAGCATTAAAATATACTTTACGCCTTATAAATAGACGTTTCGGTGAAATAGATCCAGTAATAGTTGAACGTCTCCAAGTATTATCTACTGAGCAATTAGAAAGCTTAGGAGAGGAGTTTTTAGACTTCTCAAATATATCTGATTTAGTTGTTTGGCTTGAGCGAAATATAAATATTTAA
- a CDS encoding FAD-dependent oxidoreductase, producing MSSPHWRSQSSSTIDVDHNLQTDVLVIGGGPAGTWAAWSAASAGAKVVLVDKGYCGTSGCAAASGNGVWYVPPDAEAREAAKASREALGGFLANRTWMDQVLDQTYTNVNLLAEWGYPFPVDGEGKPYRRSLQGPEYMRLMRKQIKRVGVTILDNSPALQLLVDAKGAVAGATGVNRQTGKQWVVRAGGVIIATGGCAFLSKALGCNVLTGDGYLMAAEAGAEMSGMEFSNAYGISPAFSSVTKTLFYNWATFTYEDGTPIPGAGSQRGRSVIAQTLLTQPVYAILDKANEDMQANMRKAQPNFFLPFDRAGIDPFNQRFPVTLRLEGTVRGTGGIRIVDSTCAASVPGLYAAGDAATRELICGGFTGGGSHNAAWAISSGYWAGKSAAEYAQGLGEWGTQRPVEAVGEAGLISGSQHQIKAEEVIQATQAEVFPYDRNLFRTEQTLTGSLQRLDNLWQEIRSSQAGNQQNIIQMREAAAMVATARWMYSSALERKETRGMHKHLDFPEIDVNQQHYLVSGGLDRVWVRREELGIEKELVGASS from the coding sequence ATGAGTAGTCCCCATTGGCGATCGCAGAGTTCATCTACCATTGATGTTGACCATAACTTACAGACAGATGTTCTAGTAATTGGCGGCGGCCCAGCTGGTACGTGGGCTGCTTGGAGTGCTGCATCTGCTGGTGCCAAGGTAGTTTTAGTCGATAAGGGTTACTGCGGTACGAGTGGTTGTGCAGCAGCATCGGGTAATGGTGTATGGTATGTACCTCCTGATGCGGAAGCTAGAGAAGCTGCAAAAGCCAGTCGCGAAGCCTTGGGGGGATTTTTAGCCAATCGTACCTGGATGGATCAGGTACTGGATCAGACATATACCAACGTCAACCTATTAGCAGAGTGGGGTTATCCTTTTCCTGTTGATGGAGAGGGTAAACCCTATCGGCGCAGTCTCCAGGGGCCAGAATATATGCGCCTGATGCGGAAGCAAATTAAGCGGGTGGGAGTAACAATTTTAGACAATAGTCCTGCCTTGCAATTATTAGTAGACGCAAAAGGTGCTGTTGCTGGGGCAACTGGAGTTAACCGCCAGACTGGTAAGCAATGGGTTGTACGTGCAGGTGGAGTAATCATTGCAACAGGTGGTTGTGCTTTTTTAAGTAAAGCTTTAGGTTGCAATGTCCTGACTGGGGATGGATACCTCATGGCAGCAGAAGCGGGTGCAGAGATGTCAGGGATGGAGTTTTCTAACGCTTATGGCATCTCTCCCGCCTTTTCTTCGGTTACCAAAACCCTGTTTTACAATTGGGCAACTTTCACATACGAAGATGGCACGCCTATACCTGGTGCAGGGTCTCAAAGAGGGCGTTCAGTAATTGCTCAAACGCTGTTAACACAACCTGTCTATGCCATCTTGGATAAAGCAAATGAAGATATGCAGGCAAATATGCGGAAAGCACAGCCAAATTTCTTCTTACCATTTGATCGTGCAGGGATTGATCCCTTTAACCAACGATTCCCCGTCACCTTGCGTTTAGAAGGAACAGTACGCGGTACAGGTGGGATTCGGATTGTTGATTCTACCTGTGCAGCATCCGTCCCAGGACTTTACGCTGCTGGTGATGCTGCTACCAGAGAATTAATTTGTGGTGGCTTTACTGGTGGTGGTAGTCATAATGCAGCTTGGGCAATTTCTTCTGGTTACTGGGCTGGTAAATCTGCGGCTGAATACGCCCAGGGTTTGGGAGAGTGGGGAACACAGCGCCCTGTAGAAGCCGTTGGTGAGGCTGGATTGATTAGTGGTAGTCAACATCAAATTAAAGCTGAAGAGGTGATCCAAGCTACCCAAGCTGAGGTTTTCCCCTACGATCGCAATCTTTTCCGTACAGAACAGACTTTAACTGGATCATTGCAGAGATTAGATAACCTTTGGCAAGAAATTCGTAGTAGTCAAGCTGGGAATCAGCAAAATATTATTCAGATGCGGGAAGCTGCTGCAATGGTGGCTACAGCGCGATGGATGTATAGCAGTGCTTTAGAACGGAAAGAAACTCGCGGTATGCACAAGCATCTGGACTTTCCAGAGATTGATGTGAACCAGCAACACTATTTAGTTAGTGGTGGTTTGGATCGAGTCTGGGTGCGACGTGAGGAATTGGGGATAGAGAAGGAATTGGTAGGCGCGTCTTCTTAG
- a CDS encoding VWA domain-containing protein, which yields MNTPERDLRLEMLNSLLTTPHRKLEQVAEVHKLIVELDPLFYGHLAVWYQRHGDVRDHKEVFIAHLLNSNLTEHRDAGFMMLQEFPPYQVARVVDFMKQQQNKLPRSARTAVRRYLKARESNPALFDRAALRGRKAMKHLYASLHIKPNERANAILFRDTPPEGSLAYVLKQLAKAETPAEQAQLIVEFNLPYTIAIGAIKQLTPVVLVALINSMTPQEVINNLKSLQAKGAMDHPQVKQLIDAKLEEASKSGRVAAFKAQIAVDGADLDADTVAKLEKVTNEQVKRRGAIARPTALLVDKSGSMENAIAVGKQLAALISGIAQAELYVYAFDTMPYAITAQGKELTDWERAFQHIRAGGSTSIGCALEAMRKKKQVVDQIILVTDEGENATPYFSEVYKTYCRELAVIPNVVIVRVGTHYNWLETQLKQQQAPVETFTFAGDYYSLPNLVPLLARPSRLDLLMEIMDLPLPVRDDK from the coding sequence ATGAATACCCCAGAACGCGATTTACGCTTGGAAATGCTCAATAGTTTGCTGACAACACCTCACCGCAAACTTGAGCAAGTCGCAGAAGTTCATAAGTTAATTGTTGAATTAGATCCGCTTTTCTACGGACACCTAGCAGTTTGGTATCAGCGTCATGGTGATGTCCGCGACCATAAAGAAGTATTTATTGCACACTTATTAAATAGCAATTTAACTGAACACCGAGATGCTGGATTTATGATGCTGCAAGAGTTTCCACCTTATCAGGTGGCTCGTGTAGTGGATTTTATGAAGCAGCAGCAAAATAAACTACCTCGTTCAGCGCGAACTGCGGTGCGGCGTTACCTGAAAGCAAGGGAAAGCAATCCTGCATTATTCGATCGGGCGGCTTTGCGGGGACGTAAGGCGATGAAGCATTTGTATGCTTCGCTGCACATTAAGCCAAATGAACGGGCAAATGCGATTCTCTTCCGCGATACTCCGCCAGAAGGCTCTTTAGCTTATGTGCTGAAGCAACTAGCAAAGGCGGAAACTCCTGCAGAACAAGCACAGTTAATTGTGGAATTTAATCTTCCCTACACGATCGCAATTGGTGCAATCAAGCAACTAACACCAGTTGTCTTGGTGGCGTTAATCAACAGCATGACTCCCCAGGAAGTAATCAACAACCTTAAGTCTCTCCAGGCGAAAGGTGCAATGGATCACCCACAAGTCAAGCAGCTGATTGATGCCAAGCTGGAAGAAGCATCTAAGAGTGGACGTGTAGCAGCATTCAAAGCACAGATTGCCGTAGATGGCGCAGATTTAGACGCAGACACCGTTGCGAAGTTGGAAAAAGTCACCAACGAGCAAGTAAAAAGACGTGGTGCGATCGCTCGTCCTACTGCCCTACTTGTAGATAAATCTGGCTCTATGGAAAATGCGATCGCAGTTGGTAAGCAACTAGCTGCCCTCATCTCTGGTATTGCTCAAGCAGAATTGTATGTCTATGCTTTTGATACCATGCCCTACGCTATTACCGCCCAGGGCAAAGAGTTAACCGATTGGGAGCGTGCTTTCCAGCACATCAGGGCAGGTGGTAGCACTAGTATCGGCTGTGCCTTGGAAGCAATGCGGAAGAAAAAGCAAGTAGTTGACCAAATTATTTTGGTGACTGATGAAGGTGAAAATGCTACACCTTACTTCAGTGAAGTCTACAAGACCTATTGCCGAGAATTGGCGGTAATCCCCAATGTAGTGATTGTTCGTGTAGGTACTCATTACAACTGGCTGGAGACTCAACTGAAGCAGCAGCAAGCACCTGTAGAAACATTCACCTTTGCGGGTGACTACTACAGTTTACCGAACCTTGTCCCACTTCTAGCGCGTCCCTCTCGCTTGGATTTGCTGATGGAGATTATGGATCTGCCGTTACCTGTGCGAGACGATAAGTAA
- a CDS encoding Nif3-like dinuclear metal center hexameric protein — protein MFKSHLIYLTDIVNFLNNFFNVEQFPTSERGGIYLPSLNPVERLGLALEAKTGLYEWVRYQSLDILFLHRPWNLELKKVPAQLGIISYHLPFDENLTVGFNPRLAQVLQMSNLEVLGKKENRAIGMIGNIQTQSFLELCSFITQTFGKPEQVLPSVNSDIKRIAVVGAMTDLLVREAAKRGGDVYITGQFRQPAKAAIQETQISVITVGHRRSELWGLRSLSEVLQERWSRLEVFIYNDSEST, from the coding sequence ATGTTTAAGTCTCATCTAATTTATCTAACAGATATAGTAAACTTCCTAAATAACTTCTTCAATGTTGAGCAATTTCCTACTAGCGAGAGAGGCGGTATATATTTACCATCATTAAATCCTGTAGAACGGTTAGGTTTAGCACTGGAAGCTAAAACAGGATTATATGAATGGGTACGCTATCAAAGTTTAGATATATTATTCTTACATCGTCCTTGGAACCTAGAATTAAAGAAAGTTCCAGCGCAGTTAGGAATAATTTCTTATCATCTACCATTCGATGAGAACTTAACTGTAGGTTTCAATCCTCGTTTAGCTCAAGTTTTGCAAATGTCTAATTTAGAAGTATTAGGCAAAAAAGAAAATAGAGCAATTGGGATGATTGGCAATATACAAACTCAATCTTTCCTCGAATTATGTAGTTTTATCACACAAACATTTGGCAAACCCGAACAAGTATTACCATCAGTTAACTCTGATATTAAACGCATTGCTGTTGTTGGTGCAATGACAGATTTATTAGTACGCGAAGCAGCAAAACGTGGTGGTGATGTTTATATTACAGGACAATTTCGCCAACCAGCGAAAGCCGCAATACAAGAAACTCAAATAAGCGTTATTACAGTAGGTCATCGTCGTAGCGAATTATGGGGTTTACGTTCATTATCAGAAGTACTACAAGAACGCTGGTCTAGGTTAGAAGTATTTATCTATAATGACTCTGAATCTACTTAA
- a CDS encoding ThiF family adenylyltransferase, with protein sequence MSIFFHEQLYRSNAVMKKLKDYPVTICGAGALGANITENLARSGFDKLTLIDRDRIEERNLSTQPYYRSDVGAFKVKILANNLYRAIGTKIDGKTKELTPANTNQLLKDSQLIIDVFDNSIARQAVKDYAEKFHIPCLHVGLSADYAEVIWNEVYRVPSDVNDDICDYPLARNLVMLTVAVACEAVISFIAIAQQRNFTITLKDLTVQPLFL encoded by the coding sequence ATGTCCATTTTTTTTCACGAACAGCTTTACCGCAGCAATGCTGTAATGAAAAAGCTAAAGGATTATCCTGTTACTATCTGTGGCGCTGGCGCATTAGGCGCGAACATTACAGAAAACTTAGCTCGGTCTGGTTTTGATAAACTAACTCTAATTGATCGCGATCGCATTGAGGAACGTAATCTTTCTACTCAGCCTTATTACCGTTCTGATGTAGGCGCATTTAAGGTGAAAATTTTGGCGAATAATTTATATCGTGCTATTGGTACAAAAATTGATGGTAAAACCAAGGAGTTGACACCAGCAAATACAAATCAACTCCTCAAAGATAGTCAGCTAATTATCGATGTTTTTGATAACAGTATCGCCCGTCAAGCAGTTAAGGATTATGCAGAAAAATTCCATATTCCTTGTCTTCATGTTGGGCTATCAGCCGATTATGCAGAGGTAATTTGGAATGAAGTTTATCGCGTTCCTTCTGATGTGAATGATGATATCTGTGATTATCCCTTGGCGCGCAACTTGGTAATGTTAACCGTTGCGGTGGCTTGTGAAGCGGTGATTTCCTTCATTGCGATCGCACAACAGCGTAATTTTACCATCACCCTTAAGGATCTGACAGTTCAACCCCTGTTTCTGTAG
- a CDS encoding ABC transporter substrate-binding protein has protein sequence MLKLPTLAVSSLLFLTTACSSNQTVSQAVPNPTTTTKAEVKTSTLRLGFITNGKIKTPTGPTGWAMHQGKLLPELEKLGITEIKTLNFPNGPNLNEALVAGEVDVGIYGDTPALVGKAKGLPTRLIGQEQVGTNAWLLAKKNGPSSVAELKGQKVATSKGSYMHRYLIGLLQKAGISDRVKVIHMLPSEAQAALERGDVAAIAASTGTGPLLKAKGYPVIDEAIQHPDLRGTSVTVATEDFLAKHPDLPQKWNQIKQASVKDIQANPEAYYKFHADVSGYPLDVVKASFPITQFPVEPLPNQGVQLLEGTKKFLVSQKLAQSDFKLDDWIVKQ, from the coding sequence ATGCTTAAACTACCAACTCTAGCTGTATCGAGTTTATTATTTCTTACTACTGCTTGCAGTTCTAATCAAACAGTTTCTCAAGCGGTACCCAATCCTACAACTACAACTAAGGCGGAAGTTAAAACTTCCACATTGCGGTTAGGTTTTATTACTAACGGTAAAATTAAAACACCAACTGGCCCGACAGGTTGGGCAATGCATCAAGGTAAACTTTTACCAGAATTGGAAAAATTAGGGATTACAGAAATCAAAACGCTGAATTTTCCTAACGGGCCGAATTTGAATGAAGCCTTGGTAGCTGGAGAAGTGGATGTAGGAATTTATGGTGATACACCTGCATTAGTTGGTAAAGCCAAAGGTTTACCCACGCGTTTGATTGGTCAAGAACAAGTAGGGACGAATGCTTGGTTATTGGCGAAGAAAAATGGCCCGAGTTCTGTAGCGGAACTTAAAGGACAGAAAGTAGCGACTTCCAAAGGTTCCTATATGCATCGCTATTTAATTGGATTATTGCAAAAGGCTGGAATTAGCGATCGCGTTAAGGTTATCCATATGCTACCAAGTGAAGCCCAAGCCGCATTAGAACGGGGAGATGTGGCTGCGATCGCAGCGTCAACAGGAACTGGTCCCTTGTTAAAAGCAAAAGGCTATCCTGTGATTGATGAAGCAATTCAACACCCAGACTTACGTGGAACTAGCGTTACAGTAGCTACAGAAGATTTTTTAGCTAAACATCCAGATTTACCGCAAAAGTGGAATCAGATTAAACAAGCATCTGTGAAAGATATTCAAGCCAACCCGGAGGCTTACTACAAATTTCATGCTGATGTTTCGGGATATCCTCTTGATGTGGTGAAAGCTTCTTTTCCCATCACACAATTCCCAGTAGAACCTTTACCCAATCAAGGCGTACAACTTTTAGAAGGGACAAAGAAATTTTTAGTTTCGCAAAAATTAGCCCAGTCTGATTTTAAATTAGATGATTGGATAGTGAAGCAATAA
- the rplL gene encoding 50S ribosomal protein L7/L12: MSEKTLEILEQIKSLTFNETAQLVKQIEATFNVDISAPKLIQIERRDEDEVQLQVQTEFDVLLVSVPPEKKIALLKVIRTVTGLGLKEAKDFVDSLPKVVQTGLNQEAAQILKQQLEETGAVVSLT; this comes from the coding sequence ATGTCTGAGAAAACCTTAGAAATTTTAGAACAAATCAAATCTCTCACTTTCAATGAAACTGCTCAATTAGTCAAGCAGATTGAAGCAACCTTCAATGTTGATATTTCCGCACCGAAGCTGATTCAAATTGAACGAAGAGATGAAGATGAGGTTCAATTACAAGTTCAGACGGAATTTGATGTGTTATTGGTATCGGTTCCGCCAGAGAAAAAGATTGCCTTACTCAAGGTCATTCGGACGGTAACTGGCTTGGGATTGAAGGAAGCGAAGGATTTTGTAGACTCTCTTCCTAAAGTGGTGCAGACAGGATTAAACCAAGAAGCAGCCCAAATCCTTAAGCAACAACTAGAGGAAACTGGAGCCGTTGTTTCTTTGACATAA
- a CDS encoding D-2-hydroxyacid dehydrogenase translates to MKLILPIEVADEIKPHLPRDITFVRADVDGNIDGDATDAEVYFSWLYYIKPTTLQKVLDAAPRLRWHQATNAGVNNILTPQYLEREILLTNGAGLHAIPMAEFVIAYILSYAKNFPKLRELQAQKSWQRGFRNEELLDKTLLIIGAGGIGQEIAKRAKAFSLNIYGSRRNPQPLPNFDKIVGANEWKPLLSEAHYVVIATPLTKETKGMIDEEVFSLMRPDAYLINIARGAIVDEPALIKALQTSQIAGAALDTVFTEPLPPESQLWTQPNIFLTPHCSGHSPKTRERAIALFLENFTRYYNGQPLRNVVDKNAGY, encoded by the coding sequence ATGAAACTCATTCTTCCCATAGAAGTTGCTGATGAGATTAAACCGCATCTACCTAGAGATATAACATTTGTACGGGCTGATGTAGATGGCAATATTGATGGTGATGCTACAGATGCGGAAGTATATTTTAGTTGGCTTTATTATATAAAACCAACGACTTTGCAAAAAGTTCTCGATGCAGCACCAAGATTGCGTTGGCATCAAGCTACAAATGCAGGTGTAAACAATATTCTCACACCACAATATTTAGAAAGGGAAATTCTGCTGACGAATGGTGCAGGACTTCATGCTATTCCGATGGCGGAATTTGTGATTGCTTATATTTTGTCTTACGCGAAGAATTTTCCCAAATTGCGTGAACTACAAGCACAAAAAAGTTGGCAAAGAGGCTTTAGAAATGAAGAACTGCTCGATAAAACCTTATTAATTATCGGTGCAGGTGGAATTGGGCAAGAAATTGCTAAACGTGCTAAAGCTTTTAGTTTAAATATTTATGGTAGTCGCCGTAATCCACAACCATTACCAAACTTCGATAAAATAGTAGGTGCAAATGAATGGAAGCCACTCTTAAGTGAAGCCCATTATGTAGTTATTGCCACACCCTTAACAAAAGAAACCAAGGGGATGATTGATGAGGAAGTATTTAGCCTCATGCGTCCCGATGCTTATTTAATTAATATTGCCCGTGGTGCAATTGTTGATGAACCTGCACTAATTAAAGCTTTACAAACTAGTCAAATTGCTGGTGCAGCTTTGGATACAGTCTTTACAGAACCGCTACCACCAGAAAGTCAGTTATGGACGCAACCAAATATTTTTCTTACGCCTCATTGTTCTGGTCATTCTCCCAAAACTAGAGAGCGGGCGATCGCACTTTTTCTCGAGAATTTTACACGCTATTACAACGGTCAACCCCTGCGTAATGTTGTCGATAAAAATGCTGGCTATTAA
- a CDS encoding DUF2808 domain-containing protein: MKNISRLSKAVLALSFGLCLLPISKTYAANTDVSAPLSARTTYNQTNVSTATYYFTVAVPASATKPLQQVTLTQIQGGENIEFDAQQSSAFVGTSDRAGENLPVAIASNPNQDNTVTIQFAQPLPPGQTVTIALKPYRNPAYEGFYLFNVKAAPTDQSTEGQSLGVARLQFYQNDF, encoded by the coding sequence ATGAAGAATATTTCTAGATTATCTAAAGCTGTTTTAGCTCTCAGTTTTGGACTCTGTTTGCTGCCGATTTCCAAGACCTATGCTGCTAATACCGATGTTTCAGCACCTCTGAGTGCTAGAACTACGTACAATCAAACCAACGTCTCGACAGCAACCTATTATTTCACTGTCGCTGTACCCGCTTCTGCAACCAAACCCTTACAACAAGTTACCCTGACACAGATTCAAGGTGGCGAAAATATTGAGTTTGATGCTCAACAAAGTAGCGCCTTTGTGGGAACAAGCGATCGCGCTGGAGAAAATCTGCCAGTTGCGATCGCCAGTAACCCCAATCAAGATAATACTGTGACAATCCAGTTTGCACAGCCTTTACCACCAGGTCAAACCGTAACCATTGCTCTCAAACCATATCGTAATCCTGCTTACGAAGGATTTTACTTGTTTAATGTCAAAGCTGCTCCCACAGATCAAAGTACAGAAGGTCAATCTCTGGGTGTAGCAAGGTTACAGTTTTACCAAAACGACTTCTAA
- a CDS encoding NADP(H)-dependent aldo-keto reductase has product MKYNQLGESDLKVSEICLGTMTYGHQNTIEEAHQQLDYAIAHGVNFIDTAEMYPVPPRGETQGKTEAYIGEWLRKQQRDQLIVATKIAGPGRPFKWLRDGNIKIDSKNIQQAVDDSLRRLQTDYIDLYQIHWPDRYVPTFGQTEYKPELERETVKISEQLAAFAEVIKAGKVRYIGLSNETPWGVTKFVHAAKKLGLPKVVSIQNAYNLVNRVFDSALAEVSHYTNVGLLAYSPLGFGLLTGKYIENSNLGNTRITLFPGFGQRYLKQNVNEAVAAYAEIAKKHNLTPAQLALAFVRSRWFVSSTIIGATTLQQLQENIESVNVVLNPEILADLDAVHTRYPNPAP; this is encoded by the coding sequence ATGAAATACAACCAACTCGGCGAAAGTGATTTAAAAGTTTCCGAAATTTGTTTGGGAACTATGACTTATGGGCATCAAAATACTATTGAAGAAGCCCATCAGCAATTAGATTATGCTATTGCCCACGGAGTGAACTTTATTGATACTGCGGAAATGTACCCAGTACCACCTCGTGGCGAAACTCAAGGGAAAACAGAAGCTTATATTGGCGAATGGTTGAGAAAACAGCAACGGGATCAACTAATTGTTGCTACTAAAATTGCTGGGCCCGGTCGTCCATTTAAATGGCTGCGGGACGGAAATATCAAAATTGATAGCAAGAATATTCAGCAAGCGGTAGATGATAGTTTGCGGCGCTTGCAAACAGATTATATCGATTTGTACCAGATTCATTGGCCCGATCGCTATGTTCCAACTTTTGGTCAGACAGAGTATAAACCAGAGTTAGAACGGGAAACTGTGAAGATTTCTGAGCAATTAGCAGCCTTTGCAGAAGTTATCAAAGCAGGTAAAGTCCGCTATATAGGTTTGAGTAATGAAACTCCTTGGGGCGTAACTAAATTTGTTCATGCTGCGAAAAAGTTGGGATTACCTAAAGTAGTCTCAATTCAGAATGCTTATAACTTGGTAAATCGCGTTTTTGATTCTGCTTTAGCAGAAGTTTCGCATTACACAAATGTTGGTTTACTCGCCTACAGTCCGCTAGGATTTGGTTTGTTAACAGGCAAGTATATAGAAAATAGCAACCTCGGAAATACTCGGATAACTTTATTTCCCGGTTTTGGACAACGTTATCTCAAACAAAACGTCAATGAAGCTGTAGCAGCTTATGCGGAAATTGCCAAAAAACATAATTTAACACCTGCTCAATTAGCTTTAGCATTCGTGCGGAGTCGCTGGTTTGTGAGTAGTACAATTATTGGTGCTACAACGCTACAACAACTACAAGAAAACATTGAAAGTGTAAATGTAGTTCTTAACCCAGAGATTTTAGCAGACTTAGACGCAGTTCATACACGTTATCCCAATCCAGCGCCATAA
- a CDS encoding ferredoxin family protein codes for MIELVSASRCIQCNICVNVCPTNVFDRVSDAPPTIARQSDCQTCFMCELYCPVDALYVAPQVDPLDSVDETLLKEAELLGSYRRNIGWGRDRISSAQEDSTHQILKQMK; via the coding sequence ATGATTGAGTTAGTTAGTGCGTCGCGGTGTATTCAATGTAATATTTGCGTGAATGTTTGCCCGACAAATGTTTTTGATAGAGTGTCAGATGCACCACCTACTATTGCTAGACAAAGTGATTGTCAAACCTGTTTCATGTGTGAATTGTACTGTCCGGTGGATGCTTTATATGTAGCACCGCAAGTTGATCCTCTAGATTCAGTAGATGAAACATTATTGAAAGAGGCTGAACTTTTGGGAAGTTACCGAAGAAATATTGGTTGGGGACGCGATCGCATTTCCTCTGCCCAAGAAGATTCTACACATCAAATTCTCAAGCAGATGAAATAA